One Leucobacter muris DNA segment encodes these proteins:
- the menD gene encoding 2-succinyl-5-enolpyruvyl-6-hydroxy-3-cyclohexene-1-carboxylic-acid synthase: MFAVELLGELIRRGVRDIVVCPGSRSQALALAAAAAERADAIRLHVRLDERSAAFFALGVARETGVPAPVIVTSGTAVANLSPAVLEAHEARVPLMLITADRPDELRGIRSNQTTSQAGLFGSVARLSLDVPAPEFEAGGDLPRDPGRDPGALAQAALRASLGAPGAAPAGPVQLNIAFREPLSGTRGFDAMIGRGFEVAADEGSAIRAASVTPRDGAVDSADADAYVHRGDALAVVIAGEGAGPEAEAFAHAAGLPLLAEVVSGSRFGRETIAAYATLLTAPREDGPPLGELVEQAVVFGHPTLTRQVPALLRRDDVDVVVVDPHPRADHYDPARAARVVPRVRVADDHDPRALRRWLGAWVLADRELLRERTTVHEPDLEAALATGYKERSAYARAEVAAMREPISRELLVESVWRATWPHDRLVLAASRLVRVLDGLAAARKVDVHANRGLAGIDGTVATALGIAAASQGDADPARAAGTTRVLIGDLALLHDAGSLLLPEGEPTPRIQLFVGNDGGGTIFDGLEVAGAADPELFTRVMRTPQRADLESLARAYGWEYRCVATRGELENLLTEPVTGPSLVEIPLAP; this comes from the coding sequence GTGTTCGCGGTGGAACTGCTCGGAGAGCTGATCCGCCGCGGCGTGCGCGACATCGTGGTGTGCCCGGGGTCGCGCTCGCAGGCGCTCGCCCTCGCGGCGGCCGCGGCCGAGCGGGCCGACGCGATCCGTCTGCACGTGCGCCTCGACGAGCGCTCGGCGGCGTTCTTCGCGCTGGGCGTTGCACGTGAAACGGGGGTGCCCGCCCCGGTCATCGTGACGAGCGGCACGGCCGTCGCCAACCTGTCCCCCGCGGTGCTCGAGGCGCATGAGGCCCGGGTGCCGCTGATGCTCATCACCGCGGACCGCCCCGACGAGTTGCGCGGCATCCGCAGCAATCAGACCACGAGCCAGGCCGGCCTCTTCGGCTCAGTCGCCCGCCTGTCACTCGATGTGCCCGCTCCCGAGTTCGAAGCGGGCGGCGACCTGCCGCGGGATCCGGGCCGCGACCCCGGCGCCCTCGCCCAGGCCGCGCTGCGGGCCTCGCTCGGGGCGCCGGGAGCGGCCCCCGCCGGTCCGGTGCAGCTCAACATCGCGTTCCGAGAGCCGCTCTCGGGAACGCGCGGCTTCGACGCGATGATCGGCCGCGGCTTCGAGGTCGCCGCCGACGAGGGGTCGGCGATCCGGGCCGCGTCGGTCACGCCGCGCGACGGTGCAGTCGACTCCGCGGATGCCGACGCCTACGTGCACCGGGGCGACGCACTCGCGGTGGTGATCGCGGGGGAGGGCGCGGGACCCGAGGCCGAGGCCTTCGCCCACGCCGCGGGGCTGCCGCTGCTCGCCGAGGTGGTGAGCGGCTCGCGCTTCGGGCGCGAGACGATCGCGGCCTACGCCACCCTGCTCACCGCTCCGCGCGAGGACGGCCCGCCCCTCGGCGAGCTCGTGGAGCAGGCCGTCGTGTTCGGCCACCCCACGCTCACCCGCCAGGTGCCCGCTCTGCTTCGACGCGACGACGTCGACGTGGTCGTGGTCGATCCGCACCCCCGCGCCGATCACTACGATCCCGCCCGCGCCGCCCGCGTCGTGCCGCGCGTGCGGGTCGCCGATGATCACGATCCGCGCGCGCTGCGCCGCTGGCTGGGGGCCTGGGTGCTGGCCGACCGCGAGCTGCTGCGCGAGCGCACCACCGTGCACGAGCCCGACCTCGAGGCGGCCCTCGCCACCGGCTACAAGGAGCGCAGCGCGTATGCGCGCGCCGAGGTCGCCGCGATGCGCGAGCCGATCTCGCGAGAGCTGCTCGTCGAGAGCGTGTGGCGCGCCACCTGGCCGCACGACCGGTTGGTGCTCGCCGCCTCGCGACTCGTGCGGGTGCTCGACGGCCTCGCCGCCGCGCGCAAGGTCGACGTCCACGCCAACCGCGGCCTCGCCGGCATCGACGGCACGGTCGCGACGGCGCTCGGGATCGCCGCAGCCAGTCAGGGCGACGCGGATCCCGCGCGGGCCGCTGGCACCACGCGCGTGCTGATCGGCGACCTCGCGCTGCTGCACGACGCGGGCTCCCTGCTGCTGCCCGAGGGAGAGCCGACCCCGCGCATCCAGCTCTTCGTCGGCAACGACGGCGGCGGAACCATCTTCGACGGCCTCGAGGTCGCCGGTGCGGCCGATCCCGAGCTCTTCACCCGTGTGATGCGCACGCCGCAGCGGGCCGATCTCGAGTCGCTCGCCCGCGCCTACGGCTGGGAGTACCGCTGCGTCGCCACGCGCGGCGAGCTCGAGAACCTGCTCACGGAGCCGGTGACGGGCCCGAGCCTCGTCGAGATTCCGCTGGCGCCATAG
- a CDS encoding PLDc N-terminal domain-containing protein has protein sequence MVRFVIIGIVIAVAFTLYALVDAAMTDGSRARGVSKPVWVVLVVLLPVIGGVLWFMIGKGATPAKRPAAPDDDPRFAGTRMSSADLDSHMRDLEQRLRELDDEKFPGEEASDPDAEPRGEEQPGPDDDAAQK, from the coding sequence ATGGTGCGATTCGTGATTATCGGGATCGTCATCGCCGTGGCGTTCACGCTGTACGCTCTCGTCGATGCGGCGATGACTGATGGATCGCGCGCGCGCGGCGTCTCGAAGCCCGTGTGGGTCGTGCTCGTGGTGCTGCTGCCGGTGATCGGCGGGGTGCTCTGGTTCATGATCGGCAAGGGGGCGACGCCGGCCAAGCGGCCTGCTGCGCCCGACGATGACCCTCGATTCGCGGGGACCCGCATGTCGTCGGCCGACCTCGACTCGCACATGCGCGATCTCGAACAGCGGCTGCGCGAGCTCGACGACGAGAAGTTCCCGGGCGAAGAGGCATCCGATCCCGATGCCGAGCCGCGCGGTGAGGAGCAGCCGGGCCCCGACGACGACGCGGCGCAGAAGTGA
- a CDS encoding DUF4229 domain-containing protein — protein sequence MKTPRSAWITYTALRLLFFAAPFALIYALGLSLQFSMMLSALIAAVLSALISVSLSVLLLSKPREAASESIYEWRNRERTADDIVEDEAIEASETAGPVSDAGTPAETETPVAETAADARAAEATGTAVADDETDAARPERA from the coding sequence GTGAAGACCCCCCGCTCCGCCTGGATCACCTACACCGCACTGCGCCTGCTGTTCTTCGCGGCACCGTTCGCCCTCATCTACGCGCTGGGGCTCTCGCTGCAGTTCTCGATGATGCTGTCGGCGCTCATCGCTGCGGTGCTGTCCGCGCTCATCAGCGTGTCCCTGTCGGTGCTGCTGCTCTCGAAGCCGCGCGAGGCGGCGTCCGAGAGCATCTACGAGTGGCGCAACCGCGAGCGCACCGCCGACGACATCGTCGAGGACGAGGCGATCGAGGCCTCGGAGACCGCCGGCCCCGTCTCCGACGCGGGCACCCCGGCCGAGACCGAAACCCCTGTCGCGGAGACCGCAGCGGACGCCCGGGCGGCGGAGGCGACCGGCACCGCGGTCGCCGATGACGAGACGGATGCCGCGCGCCCCGAGCGCGCCTAG
- a CDS encoding bifunctional 3'-5' exonuclease/DNA polymerase, protein MSETTAQKAPRWSVLGRDDDGAATVIDVRADGSRGEPVPVEPHDLTGFIARRERSASPPRWVWSDAPSWYPQLLATGVRVERCHDLRLSHAILRRSELVRERGALLAAEEWDAAPGLEAEEAPEDSALFEFEGAGAAAPTVPHDPESASAEFERQLAAISSSADPNRLRLLLAAESAGALVAVEMRSAGVPWDAAEHDRLLREQLGPRPAGGAKPAKMLALADEVRAALAQPEASLDSPPKLLRALKRAGIDVESTSQWELMEIEHPAIEPLLRYKKLSRLLTANGWAWIDEWVRDGRYRPVYVPGGVVTGRWASSGGGALQVPRGLRPALRADPGWMLVSADVAQLEPRVLAAMSGDRAMAAAGSGKDLYSGIVQSGLVSTRQEAKFAVLGAMYGSTTGDSGRLVPRLRRGFPAAMRLVDRAAEVGEQGGTVSTWLGRSSPVPGAEWTETQSLASLPSATPRDEARACRAARDFGRFTRNFVVQGTAAEWALAWLAELRLRLAAMPAAAPAPATASGPVFEYRPHLVFFLHDEVIVHAPSEQAQAVADAVRASAEAAGRLLFGETPVDFPLDVRVAERASKE, encoded by the coding sequence GTGAGCGAGACGACGGCGCAGAAGGCGCCCCGGTGGAGCGTCCTCGGTCGCGACGACGACGGCGCCGCGACCGTGATCGACGTGCGCGCCGACGGGTCGCGCGGCGAGCCCGTCCCTGTCGAGCCGCACGACCTGACCGGCTTCATCGCGCGGCGCGAGCGCAGCGCCTCACCGCCGCGCTGGGTGTGGAGCGACGCCCCGAGCTGGTATCCGCAGCTGCTCGCCACCGGGGTGCGGGTGGAACGGTGCCACGACCTGCGGCTGTCGCACGCCATCCTGCGGCGGTCGGAGCTGGTGCGCGAGCGCGGAGCCCTGCTCGCGGCAGAGGAGTGGGACGCGGCGCCGGGTCTCGAGGCCGAAGAGGCGCCCGAAGACTCGGCGCTCTTCGAGTTCGAGGGGGCAGGCGCGGCCGCGCCCACCGTGCCGCACGATCCCGAATCGGCGAGCGCCGAGTTCGAACGGCAGCTGGCGGCGATCTCGTCCAGCGCCGACCCGAACCGGCTGCGCCTGCTGCTCGCCGCCGAATCGGCCGGAGCGCTCGTTGCCGTCGAGATGCGATCAGCCGGGGTGCCCTGGGACGCCGCCGAGCACGACCGCCTGCTGCGCGAGCAGCTGGGCCCGCGCCCCGCCGGCGGCGCGAAGCCGGCGAAGATGCTCGCGCTGGCCGACGAGGTGCGCGCGGCGCTCGCCCAGCCCGAGGCGAGCCTCGACTCCCCGCCCAAGCTGCTGCGCGCGCTCAAGCGGGCGGGCATCGACGTCGAATCGACCTCGCAGTGGGAGCTCATGGAGATCGAGCACCCGGCGATCGAACCGCTGCTGCGCTACAAGAAGCTCTCGCGCCTGCTGACCGCCAACGGCTGGGCGTGGATCGACGAGTGGGTGCGCGACGGCAGGTACCGACCCGTCTACGTGCCGGGCGGCGTGGTCACCGGACGATGGGCGTCGAGCGGCGGGGGCGCTCTGCAGGTGCCGCGCGGGCTGCGCCCCGCCCTGCGCGCCGACCCCGGCTGGATGCTCGTGTCGGCCGACGTCGCACAGCTCGAGCCGCGCGTGCTCGCCGCGATGTCCGGAGACCGGGCGATGGCCGCCGCGGGCTCCGGCAAGGATCTCTACTCCGGCATCGTGCAGAGCGGCCTCGTCTCGACGCGGCAGGAGGCGAAGTTCGCGGTGCTCGGCGCGATGTACGGCTCCACCACGGGCGACAGCGGTCGGCTGGTGCCTCGACTGCGGCGCGGCTTCCCCGCCGCGATGCGGCTGGTGGATCGGGCCGCCGAGGTCGGCGAGCAGGGCGGCACGGTCTCGACCTGGCTCGGTCGCTCGTCGCCCGTCCCCGGCGCCGAGTGGACCGAGACGCAGTCGCTCGCGAGCCTGCCCTCGGCCACGCCGCGTGACGAGGCCCGCGCCTGCCGCGCCGCCCGCGACTTCGGGCGCTTCACCCGCAACTTCGTGGTGCAGGGCACGGCCGCCGAGTGGGCGCTCGCCTGGCTCGCGGAGCTGCGCCTCAGGCTCGCCGCCATGCCCGCCGCGGCGCCCGCCCCCGCGACGGCGTCGGGCCCGGTCTTCGAGTACCGCCCGCACCTCGTGTTCTTCCTGCACGACGAGGTCATCGTGCACGCCCCGAGCGAGCAGGCTCAAGCCGTCGCAGACGCCGTGCGGGCCTCGGCCGAGGCAGCGGGTCGGCTGCTCTTCGGCGAGACCCCCGTCGACTTCCCGCTCGACGTGCGCGTCGCCGAGCGGGCGAGC